A single genomic interval of Peromyscus leucopus breed LL Stock chromosome 7, UCI_PerLeu_2.1, whole genome shotgun sequence harbors:
- the LOC114687794 gene encoding LOW QUALITY PROTEIN: olfactory receptor 143-like (The sequence of the model RefSeq protein was modified relative to this genomic sequence to represent the inferred CDS: inserted 1 base in 1 codon), with amino-acid sequence MKQMAVENNSSVTEFVFMGLTDQPEFQLPLFFVFLLNYTATVMGNLSLMILICLNSHLHTSMYFFLFNLSFVDFCYSFVCTPKMLMGLVSDKSVISYTGCMTQLFFFGFFVNSECYVLTAMAYDRYVAICKPLMYTILMSPRMCXLLMFGSYLMGFASAMAHTSCMIRLSFCDSNIINHYMCEIFPLLQLSCSSTYANELVNTLIACIVVIVSGLVILTSYASILLNIVHMSSATSWSKAMGTCGSHIVIVSLFYGSGLLTYVKPASAESVDQGKFFSVFYTLVVPMLNPLIYSLRNKDVKLAAKRTMKRITS; translated from the exons ATGAAGCAAATGGCTGTAGAGAATAACTCTTCCGtgactgagtttgtttttatgggattgaCAGACCAACCTGAGTTCCAGCTACCCTTGTTTTTTGTGTTCTTGCTGAACTATACAGCCACTGTGATGGGAAACTTGAGCTTAATGATACTCATTTGTCTGAATTCACACCTTCACACCTCTATGTACTTTTTTCTGTTCAATTTGTcctttgttgatttctgttattcatttgtgtgtaccCCCAAAATGCTGATGGGATTGGTTTCAGATAAGAGTGTCATCTCTTATACAGGATGCATGACTCAGctatttttctttggcttttttgttaATTCTGAATGTTATGTGTTGACAGCAATGGCCTATGATCGTTATGTGGCCATATGTAAGCCCTTGATGTATACCATCCTCATGTCTCCTAGAATGT TCCTGCTGATGTTTGGGTCTTACTTGATGGGATTTGCGAGTGCCATGGCCCACACTAGCTGTATGATTAGGCTCAGCTTTTGTGATTCCAACATCATCAACCACTACATGTGTGAAATCTTCCCTCTTCTACAGCTCTCCTGCAGCAGCACCTATGCCAATGAACTTGTAAATACTCTAATTGCTTGCATAGTTGTCATTGTATCTGGCCTTGTTATTTTGACCTCATATGCTTCCATCCTTTTAAATATTGTTCACATGTCATCAGCTACAAGTTGGTCCAAAGCCATGGGTACTTGTGGTTCTCACATTGTAATTGTTAGTCTGTTCTATGGTTCTGGACTGCTTACATATGTCAAACCTGCATCTGCAGAGTCTGTGGACCAGGGAAagtttttctcagtgttttacACTCTTGTGGTGCCCATGCTGAATCCTCTCATTTACAGTCTCAGGAACAAGGATGTCAAGCTTGCTGCAAAGAGAACCATGAAGAGAATCACAAGCTGA
- the LOC114687793 gene encoding LOW QUALITY PROTEIN: olfactory receptor 143-like (The sequence of the model RefSeq protein was modified relative to this genomic sequence to represent the inferred CDS: deleted 1 base in 1 codon): MKLMAVENNSSVTEFVFMGLTDQPEFQLPLFFVFLLNYTATVMGNLSLMILICLNSHLHTSMYFFLFNLSFVDFCYSFVCTPKMLMGLVSEKSVISYTGCMTQLFFFAFFVNSECYVLTAMAYDRYVAICKPLMYTILMSPRMCSLLMFGSYLMGFASAMAHTGCMIRLNFCDSNIINHYMCEIFPLLQLSCSSTYTNELVSSLIACIVVIVSGLVILTSYASILLNIVHMSSATSWSKAMGTCGSHIVTVSLFYGSGLLTYVKPASSESVDQGKFFSVFYTLVVPMLNPLIYSLRNKDVKLAAKRTTKRIII; the protein is encoded by the exons ATGAAGCTAATGGCTGTAGAGAATAACTCTTCCGtgactgagtttgtttttatgggattgaCAGACCAACCTGAGTTCCAGCTACCCTTGTTTTTTGTGTTCTTGCTGAACTATACAGCCACTGTGATGGGAAACTTGAGCTTAATGATACTCATTTGTCTGAATTCACACCTTCACACCTCTATGTACTTTTTTCTGTTCAATTTGTcctttgttgatttctgttattcatttgtgtgtaccCCCAAAATGCTGATGGGATTGGTTTCAGAAAAGAGTGTCATCTCTTATACAGGATGCATGACTCAGctatttttcttt gctttttttgttaATTCTGAATGTTATGTGTTGACAGCAATGGCCTATGATCGTTATGTGGCCATATGTAAGCCCTTGATGTATACCATCCTCATGTCTCCTAGAATGTGTTCCCTGCTGATGTTTGGGTCTTACTTGATGGGATTTGCGAGTGCCATGGCCCACACTGGCTGTATGATTAGGCTCAACTTTTGTGATTCCAACATCATCAACCATTACATGTGTGAAATCTTCCCTCTTCTCCAACTCTCCTGCAGCAGCACCTATACCAATGAACTTGTGAGTTCTCTAATTGCTTGCATAGTTGTCATTGTATCTGGCCTTGTTATTTTGACCTCATATGCTTCCATCCTTTTAAATATTGTTCACATGTCATCAGCTACAAGTTGGTCCAAAGCCATGGGTACTTGTGGTTCTCACATTGTAACTGTTAGTCTGTTCTATGGTTCTGGACTGCTTACATATGTCAAACCTGCATCTTCAGAGTCTGTTGACCAGGGAAagtttttctcagtgttttacACTCTTGTGGTGCCCATGCTGAATCCTCTCATTTACAGTCTCAGGAACAAGGATGTCAAGCTTGCTGCAAAGAGAACCACGAAGAGAATTATAATCTGA